In one Candidatus Krumholzibacteriia bacterium genomic region, the following are encoded:
- a CDS encoding heparinase II/III family protein: protein MRARGLAAALASIVAAIAVLAAAGAARCQAPEDDPRTVEWVLANQPERVRALFDTLNLTRPGLEAVRRAVVADDYIAACYALLAYYRTAPTAGWLRHPAVPVSERSDARADAMLQDDFTFYNQRGTLRRTRSGGIDWSYDGPRNDPEWGWSLNDLYWFNLLCAAYYKTGRVEYVERVDTDTRDWILNNPMPSRMTRTGHWRGLTTSARARAWMFTFYGLQQCDEFSPSTRLLMLSSLFHHAQYLLVFHRHDAFNWTISELEGLATIATAWPEFDDSPGWRAFALERMGEEMSNQVYPDGADVELTAIYHRITTEHFEKFIGVFREFGYDVPDSLRHGVEEMWNYLALTLRPDGTTPENNDCDRRNIGEKLLNAARVHDRPDWTWCVTNGTSGTEPAAGQSVTFPWAGHAVMRSSWRRDAHWSFFDIGPYGTNHQHRDMLHVSVDAYGRALLVDAGRYNYERGKWRDYFTGSRAHNVIRIDGGGQKAYSERASVPLNVSNYGTTPDWDFARGIYSGGYAGVSGQAIHTRTVIYVRDRFWVVADRIETDRPRDIEALWHFAPDCSLVVDDRSVVTADPGKGNLRVVPVGGMRWKVNVVKGQERPSVQGWYSGYYSEKQPSPTAVYTAELPGTTTFTWLLVPGRGAVPAINATVISSRPERVELRVQVDPQESYLITVPMNAWRPTVRRD from the coding sequence GTGCGCGCACGTGGTCTCGCCGCCGCGCTGGCTTCGATAGTCGCGGCGATCGCTGTCCTCGCCGCCGCGGGTGCAGCGCGTTGCCAGGCGCCCGAGGACGACCCGCGCACCGTCGAGTGGGTGCTGGCCAACCAGCCGGAGCGCGTCCGCGCCCTGTTCGACACCCTCAATCTCACCCGCCCCGGGCTCGAAGCCGTGCGCCGCGCGGTGGTTGCCGACGACTATATCGCCGCCTGCTACGCGCTTCTCGCCTACTACCGCACCGCGCCCACCGCAGGCTGGTTGCGCCACCCCGCGGTGCCGGTGAGCGAGCGCAGCGACGCGCGCGCCGATGCGATGCTCCAGGACGACTTTACCTTCTACAACCAGCGCGGAACATTGCGGCGCACGCGCTCGGGCGGCATCGACTGGTCGTACGACGGTCCCCGCAACGATCCTGAATGGGGATGGTCGCTCAACGACCTCTACTGGTTCAACCTTCTGTGCGCCGCCTACTACAAGACCGGCCGCGTCGAGTACGTGGAGCGTGTCGACACCGATACGCGCGACTGGATCCTCAACAATCCCATGCCGTCGCGAATGACCAGGACCGGTCACTGGCGCGGGCTCACCACGTCCGCGCGCGCGCGCGCATGGATGTTCACCTTCTACGGACTGCAGCAGTGCGACGAGTTTTCGCCCTCCACGCGCCTGCTCATGCTCTCCAGCCTGTTCCACCACGCGCAGTACCTGCTGGTGTTCCACCGGCATGACGCGTTCAACTGGACAATTTCCGAACTGGAGGGACTCGCCACCATTGCCACCGCGTGGCCCGAGTTCGACGACTCGCCCGGATGGCGCGCGTTCGCGTTGGAGCGCATGGGCGAAGAGATGTCGAACCAGGTCTACCCCGATGGCGCGGATGTGGAACTCACCGCCATCTACCACCGCATCACCACCGAGCACTTCGAGAAGTTCATCGGCGTATTCCGGGAGTTTGGCTACGACGTTCCTGACTCGCTGAGGCACGGCGTGGAGGAGATGTGGAACTACCTGGCACTCACCCTGCGTCCCGACGGTACCACGCCGGAGAACAACGACTGCGACCGCCGCAACATCGGTGAGAAGCTACTCAACGCGGCGCGCGTACACGATCGCCCGGACTGGACCTGGTGTGTCACCAACGGCACGTCCGGCACCGAACCCGCCGCCGGCCAGTCGGTGACGTTCCCGTGGGCGGGTCACGCGGTGATGCGCTCCAGCTGGCGGCGCGACGCGCATTGGTCCTTCTTCGACATCGGCCCCTACGGCACCAACCACCAGCACCGCGACATGCTGCACGTCTCGGTGGATGCCTACGGGCGCGCACTACTGGTGGACGCGGGGCGCTACAACTACGAGCGCGGCAAGTGGCGCGACTACTTCACCGGTTCCCGCGCGCACAACGTCATTCGTATCGACGGTGGGGGCCAGAAGGCGTACAGCGAACGCGCCAGCGTGCCGCTGAACGTATCCAACTACGGCACCACGCCTGACTGGGACTTCGCGCGCGGCATCTACTCCGGCGGATACGCGGGGGTCAGCGGCCAGGCCATCCACACGCGCACGGTCATCTACGTGCGCGACCGTTTCTGGGTGGTGGCGGATCGCATCGAGACCGACCGGCCGCGCGACATCGAGGCGCTGTGGCACTTCGCGCCCGACTGTTCGCTGGTGGTGGACGACCGCTCGGTGGTCACCGCCGACCCCGGCAAGGGCAACCTGCGCGTGGTGCCGGTGGGCGGGATGCGCTGGAAGGTGAATGTCGTCAAAGGCCAGGAACGCCCGTCGGTCCAGGGGTGGTACAGCGGCTACTACAGCGAGAAGCAGCCGTCGCCCACGGCGGTTTACACCGCGGAGCTTCCCGGCACCACCACCTTCACCTGGCTCCTGGTCCCCGGACGGGGTGCCGTGCCCGCAATCAACGCCACGGTGATATCGAGCCGTCCGGAGCGGGTGGAGCTGCGCGTGCAGGTGGACCCGCAGGAATCGTACCTCATCACCGTCCCCATGAACGCCTGGCGCCCCACGGTGCGACGCGACTGA
- a CDS encoding MoxR family ATPase yields MSQTPNAATMDDVRKFNDACSRLRNEIGKVIVGQDQVIEELLIALFAGGHCLLVGVPGLAKTLLISTVAEALDLRFSRIQFTPDLMPSDITGTEILEEDAASRKRSFRFIKGPIFGNVILADEINRTPPKTQAALLQAMQEKKVTAGGETFSLDLPFFVLATQNPIEQEGTYPLPEAQLDRFMFNIRVDYPSEAEEIQIVESTTSPSGEKPSIVLHADDILRTQALVRTVPVDSHVLKYAIRLVRATRDDTVPQVQQYVSWGAGPRAGQNLILGAKVRAVMNGRPIPSVEDVRAIAHPVLRHRVVTNFNADADGVSTDNIIDMLLEGVSE; encoded by the coding sequence ATGAGTCAGACGCCGAACGCCGCAACCATGGATGACGTCAGGAAGTTCAACGACGCCTGCAGCCGCCTGCGCAACGAAATCGGCAAGGTCATCGTGGGGCAGGACCAGGTGATCGAAGAGCTGCTCATCGCGCTCTTCGCGGGCGGGCACTGCCTGCTGGTGGGTGTGCCCGGCCTGGCCAAGACCCTCCTTATATCCACCGTGGCCGAAGCGCTGGACCTCAGGTTCTCGCGCATCCAGTTCACGCCCGATCTCATGCCCAGCGACATCACCGGCACCGAGATCCTCGAAGAAGACGCCGCGTCGCGCAAGCGTTCCTTCCGGTTCATCAAGGGCCCCATCTTCGGCAACGTGATTCTCGCCGACGAGATCAACCGCACGCCGCCCAAGACGCAGGCCGCACTGCTGCAGGCCATGCAGGAAAAGAAGGTCACCGCGGGCGGCGAGACCTTTTCGCTGGATCTGCCCTTCTTCGTGCTTGCCACCCAGAATCCCATCGAGCAGGAGGGAACGTATCCGCTGCCGGAAGCGCAGCTGGACCGCTTCATGTTCAACATCCGCGTGGACTATCCGAGCGAGGCGGAGGAAATCCAGATTGTGGAATCCACCACATCGCCGTCGGGTGAAAAGCCGTCCATCGTGCTGCACGCGGACGACATCCTGCGCACGCAGGCACTGGTGCGCACGGTTCCGGTGGATTCGCACGTGCTCAAGTACGCCATCCGCCTGGTGCGCGCCACGCGCGACGACACCGTGCCGCAGGTGCAGCAATACGTGTCGTGGGGCGCGGGCCCGCGCGCGGGACAGAATCTCATCCTGGGCGCCAAGGTGCGCGCCGTCATGAACGGCCGGCCCATTCCCAGCGTGGAGGACGTGCGCGCCATCGCGCACCCGGTGCTTCGGCACCGCGTGGTCACCAACTTCAATGCAGACGCAGATGGCGTTTCCACCGACAACATCATCGACATGTTGCTGGAAGGTGTCAGCGAGTAG
- a CDS encoding M64 family metallopeptidase, protein MKRSLVVLGLIAWLAGSGGANADTEMRGGHSFLVQPDGSLYRLVLGTGASSRIDLVFVADGFQESELGYFADVIKQMITELLEIKPYSDYKCAFNFWAVDMISPSSASSLGCVATGDTAAVDCNLTDVRDVPSLVGAPADIVYVVINDDVNYLATAYPESKVIISSTKYPYGVIPAHEIGHIIANLADEYMCRNCEDDLDRTYPLATEGEPENPNLTTEYERDKLPWTSMTNARTYPTLYTQECNGYRIGAWEGGGYYAHGIYRPSGYCLMDYVLCPGNDPFCAVCEDAVRKALLGICYSIEDFVSVLTFDSSLDDLMRFMWLMESLVRAPIPRCIICDPEFHRPDDAILRIRSNAGPGARVVIVDSEMHEIMRGGPPVNGVIEVAFPAERLRSYTMLFYSGAPTSSELKLECQLTRNGREQPLSGTGGGR, encoded by the coding sequence ATGAAACGATCCCTCGTTGTGCTTGGCCTGATTGCGTGGCTCGCTGGATCCGGTGGGGCAAACGCCGATACAGAGATGAGGGGCGGGCACAGCTTCCTGGTCCAGCCCGATGGCTCCCTGTATCGGCTCGTCCTGGGAACCGGTGCTAGCTCGCGGATTGACCTCGTGTTCGTCGCGGATGGATTCCAGGAGAGCGAACTGGGCTACTTCGCCGACGTTATCAAGCAAATGATCACCGAGTTGCTGGAGATCAAACCCTACTCGGATTACAAGTGCGCATTCAACTTCTGGGCTGTTGATATGATATCGCCGTCGTCCGCCAGTTCGCTGGGATGCGTGGCGACGGGAGACACCGCTGCGGTCGACTGCAATCTCACGGACGTTCGGGATGTTCCGTCGTTGGTGGGAGCGCCAGCGGACATCGTCTACGTGGTAATCAACGACGACGTCAACTACCTTGCAACCGCGTATCCGGAATCGAAGGTCATCATTTCGTCGACGAAGTACCCGTATGGAGTCATACCAGCCCACGAGATCGGACACATAATTGCAAATCTTGCGGATGAGTACATGTGCAGGAATTGTGAAGACGACTTGGATCGCACCTATCCCCTCGCCACCGAGGGCGAACCCGAGAACCCCAACCTGACCACGGAGTATGAGCGGGACAAGCTTCCCTGGACATCAATGACCAACGCCCGCACCTATCCAACCCTGTACACGCAGGAGTGCAACGGATACCGCATTGGCGCCTGGGAAGGTGGTGGCTACTACGCGCACGGCATCTACCGGCCATCCGGGTACTGCCTCATGGACTACGTGCTGTGTCCGGGCAACGACCCGTTCTGCGCGGTGTGCGAAGACGCCGTTCGGAAGGCCCTGCTGGGGATATGCTATTCCATCGAAGATTTCGTCTCCGTCCTTACCTTCGACTCGTCACTCGACGACCTTATGCGCTTCATGTGGCTCATGGAATCGCTGGTGCGTGCGCCGATTCCGCGGTGCATCATATGCGATCCTGAGTTCCACCGGCCCGACGATGCGATTCTGCGCATCCGCAGCAACGCAGGTCCCGGCGCGCGCGTGGTGATCGTGGATTCGGAGATGCACGAAATCATGCGGGGTGGGCCGCCGGTAAATGGTGTCATCGAGGTCGCATTCCCAGCCGAGCGATTGCGCAGCTATACAATGCTGTTCTACAGCGGCGCCCCAACTTCGAGCGAACTCAAGTTAGAGTGCCAGCTTACGAGAAACGGGCGCGAGCAACCTCTCTCCGGCACGGGCGGCGGGCGCTGA
- a CDS encoding protein kinase produces the protein MIGHIVSHYRVLQKLGGGGMGVVYKAEDLKLRRTVALKFLAPELTRDEDAKKRFLHEAQAASALDHPNICSVHEIDETPEGQLFIAMTCYDGESLKERIARRGLDVEEAFQIAFAAAQGLGRAHASNIIHRDIKPGNIMITADGFVKIIDFGLSKLIGRSRVTGSGTTLGTAAYMSPEQARSEEVDGRTDIWSLGAVLYEMLTGRVPFRGEIDQAVVYSILNETPEPIRKLKPDVPDACVAIVDKCLSKDPEKRYQSAEDFCVAVFEAGKKLGWGDSFATGGVRAVSVVRGRGRSRSRSNFAWAAVAIVVITGAVLGARAWYARVASPFRTDVRLAVVPFDRIGDVPSQAAADGIAHWASLMLEGAQPGGRSMWVMPYERVLSDRPASVERISATMGVNRLLRGEFQPFSDRIRLTLTIEDARTQRQLRSAVVDLAPKFEGLPAQLDTAMSRLLGVDVSPGPAPMEDEDTPAFPLFLEGLGYLDYYKHADNNEQALDRLRSAVEIAPGFATARMALSMAYVRGNARDGGESWLEMARAEMPVAFAIDSVGAWPRTVRAEVLRALNRDRDAELQARGAIHDQPDAIRGHEMLMDVLIASRRYAEAIEVGKKLADQFPDYYRAHWRLGWLYRRINDPESSVREHLLANRLAPGNDGVLGSLGVHYYQAGDYPRAREFFERSYLVKPTYASSSNVGALMYLEGRFEDSARYYQYALELGDSSSYINWGNWASSLYWVDGNREQAIPLFQRAVDLALDNLDKNPDDATVIARLADYYAMMGKVDDARGMIARAARYDDAEVDFRIACAYEKLGDREKSLEYLNRAIQAEYPMQDIEREPLFRDLRRDARFQMLGAPIEK, from the coding sequence ATGATAGGTCACATCGTCTCGCATTATCGCGTCCTCCAGAAGCTGGGGGGCGGTGGCATGGGCGTGGTGTACAAGGCCGAGGATCTCAAACTCCGCCGTACCGTCGCCCTGAAATTTCTCGCGCCCGAACTCACCCGCGACGAAGACGCCAAGAAGCGGTTTCTCCACGAAGCCCAGGCCGCGTCCGCGCTCGATCACCCCAACATCTGCAGCGTCCACGAGATCGACGAAACCCCCGAGGGGCAACTGTTCATTGCCATGACCTGTTACGACGGCGAATCGCTCAAGGAGCGGATCGCGCGGCGCGGTCTCGATGTGGAGGAGGCGTTCCAGATTGCGTTTGCGGCCGCGCAGGGGCTGGGGCGCGCGCACGCGAGCAACATCATCCATCGCGACATCAAGCCCGGCAACATCATGATCACCGCCGACGGCTTCGTGAAGATCATCGACTTCGGTCTCTCGAAGCTCATCGGCCGCTCGCGGGTCACCGGCAGCGGCACCACCCTGGGAACGGCGGCGTACATGTCGCCCGAACAGGCGCGCAGCGAAGAGGTGGATGGGCGTACGGACATCTGGTCGCTGGGCGCGGTGCTCTACGAGATGCTCACCGGGCGGGTGCCGTTCCGCGGCGAGATCGACCAGGCGGTGGTGTACTCGATTCTCAACGAGACACCGGAGCCCATCCGCAAGCTGAAGCCGGATGTTCCCGATGCGTGCGTGGCCATCGTCGACAAGTGCCTGTCGAAGGACCCCGAGAAGCGCTACCAGTCCGCCGAAGACTTTTGCGTGGCGGTGTTCGAGGCGGGCAAGAAGCTGGGCTGGGGCGACTCGTTCGCCACCGGCGGCGTGCGCGCGGTGAGCGTGGTGCGGGGGCGGGGCCGGAGCCGGAGCCGCTCGAACTTCGCGTGGGCCGCCGTGGCCATCGTGGTCATCACAGGCGCGGTCCTTGGCGCGCGCGCATGGTACGCGCGGGTGGCATCGCCGTTCAGGACCGATGTCCGGCTCGCGGTTGTTCCGTTCGATCGCATCGGTGACGTCCCCTCGCAGGCCGCCGCGGACGGTATTGCGCACTGGGCGTCGTTGATGCTCGAAGGCGCGCAACCGGGCGGAAGATCGATGTGGGTCATGCCTTACGAACGGGTGCTGTCGGACCGCCCTGCCAGTGTCGAGCGGATTTCCGCGACGATGGGCGTGAATCGCCTGCTGAGGGGGGAGTTTCAGCCATTCTCCGACCGCATCCGTCTTACGCTCACAATCGAGGACGCAAGAACGCAGAGACAGTTGCGATCTGCCGTTGTGGATCTTGCCCCGAAGTTCGAGGGACTGCCCGCGCAACTCGATACGGCGATGTCCCGCCTCCTGGGAGTGGATGTCTCCCCGGGTCCGGCGCCCATGGAGGACGAAGACACTCCTGCGTTCCCGCTGTTCCTCGAAGGACTCGGTTACCTCGATTACTACAAACACGCCGATAATAACGAGCAGGCGCTCGACCGTCTGCGATCGGCCGTGGAAATTGCGCCCGGATTCGCGACCGCGCGGATGGCGCTGTCGATGGCGTACGTGCGCGGGAACGCACGCGATGGAGGTGAGAGCTGGCTGGAGATGGCACGGGCGGAAATGCCGGTCGCGTTTGCAATCGACTCGGTTGGTGCCTGGCCCCGGACGGTGCGGGCGGAGGTGCTTCGGGCCTTGAACCGGGACCGTGATGCGGAACTGCAAGCCCGAGGTGCGATCCACGACCAGCCGGACGCGATAAGGGGCCATGAGATGCTCATGGACGTCCTCATCGCCTCCCGCCGGTACGCCGAGGCGATCGAAGTTGGGAAGAAACTGGCGGATCAGTTTCCGGACTACTACCGTGCCCACTGGCGGCTGGGATGGTTGTATCGCCGGATCAACGACCCGGAAAGCAGTGTTCGCGAGCACTTGCTGGCCAACCGTCTCGCCCCGGGCAACGACGGCGTGCTTGGAAGCCTGGGCGTTCATTACTATCAGGCTGGCGATTACCCGCGCGCACGAGAATTCTTCGAGCGGTCCTATCTCGTGAAGCCGACTTACGCGAGCAGTTCGAATGTTGGTGCCCTTATGTATCTCGAAGGGAGATTCGAGGACTCCGCCAGATACTACCAGTACGCGTTGGAACTGGGCGACTCCTCCTCCTACATCAACTGGGGCAACTGGGCCTCGTCGCTCTACTGGGTCGATGGAAATCGCGAACAAGCAATTCCGCTGTTCCAGCGGGCGGTGGATCTTGCACTCGATAATCTGGACAAGAACCCGGATGACGCCACCGTCATCGCGCGACTCGCCGACTACTACGCGATGATGGGGAAAGTGGATGATGCGCGGGGGATGATCGCGCGTGCGGCCCGTTACGATGACGCGGAGGTCGACTTCCGGATTGCATGCGCGTATGAGAAGCTCGGCGACCGCGAGAAGTCGCTCGAATACCTCAACCGCGCCATCCAGGCCGAATACCCCATGCAGGATATTGAGAGGGAGCCCCTGTTCAGGGATCTGAGGCGCGACGCGCGCTTCCAGATGCTTGGCGCGCCCATAGAAAAATGA
- a CDS encoding pyridoxal phosphate-dependent aminotransferase produces the protein MPRFPSFSARTSRISGSVYEKFRARMTVQGGSLIGLHIGDAFPPPPYPIPIDETFARTHAGFHRYCDTFGVAALRDALVEKLRDDNHLEVTRDNVLVTAGATNALSAIVQSLVDDGDDVLLLSPFWPFFRGMVRMAGGNAVEVPLYAKLYDTPQTDVRALLEDALTERTVAVYLNTPNNPSGKVLTRAQVETIADFARRHNLWLISDEAYDGMTFDGREHVSPASLPGAAERTIAVYTFSKVYMFAGLRLGYAVGGADVIRTVNKAMVHQLYSPSTVAQQMMVEAVRSRTAWSRDFVDACARIRDTVAAALRVDAALPDGAYYFFFPVDAYLRGRSYERVIEELLDAGVSVAPGADFGVDFAEWIRICFAGESPQRVLEGVERLNRVLAG, from the coding sequence ATGCCCCGCTTTCCGTCGTTCTCCGCGCGTACGTCGCGTATCTCTGGCTCGGTCTACGAAAAGTTCCGCGCGCGCATGACGGTGCAGGGCGGTAGCCTCATCGGGTTGCACATCGGCGACGCGTTTCCGCCACCGCCGTATCCCATTCCCATCGACGAAACCTTTGCACGCACGCATGCGGGGTTCCACCGCTACTGCGACACCTTCGGTGTGGCCGCCCTGCGCGACGCTCTGGTTGAGAAGCTGCGCGACGACAACCATCTCGAGGTAACGCGCGACAACGTGTTGGTGACGGCGGGCGCCACCAACGCCCTCAGCGCCATCGTGCAGAGCCTGGTGGACGACGGAGACGACGTTCTTCTGCTCTCGCCCTTCTGGCCATTCTTCCGTGGCATGGTGAGGATGGCGGGCGGGAATGCCGTGGAGGTGCCGTTGTACGCAAAGCTCTACGACACGCCGCAAACCGACGTGCGCGCGTTGTTGGAGGACGCGCTCACCGAACGTACCGTGGCGGTGTACCTCAACACCCCCAACAACCCCAGCGGCAAGGTGCTCACGCGGGCGCAGGTGGAAACCATCGCGGACTTTGCGCGCCGCCACAACCTGTGGCTCATTTCCGACGAGGCCTATGACGGCATGACCTTCGACGGGCGCGAGCACGTCTCACCCGCGAGTCTTCCCGGGGCTGCGGAACGCACCATCGCCGTGTACACCTTCTCCAAGGTGTACATGTTCGCCGGACTGCGGCTGGGCTATGCGGTGGGGGGCGCGGACGTCATCCGCACGGTCAACAAGGCCATGGTGCATCAATTATATAGCCCGTCGACGGTGGCGCAGCAGATGATGGTGGAGGCGGTGCGGTCCCGCACCGCGTGGTCGCGTGACTTCGTGGACGCGTGCGCGCGCATCCGCGACACCGTGGCGGCTGCGCTGCGCGTGGATGCGGCGCTTCCCGACGGCGCGTATTACTTCTTCTTTCCGGTGGATGCGTACCTGCGCGGCCGCTCCTACGAGCGTGTGATCGAGGAACTCCTCGACGCGGGCGTATCCGTGGCGCCGGGCGCCGACTTCGGCGTGGACTTCGCCGAATGGATACGGATCTGCTTCGCGGGCGAATCACCGCAGCGCGTGCTCGAAGGCGTCGAGCGGCTGAACCGCGTACTCGCCGGCTGA
- a CDS encoding LOG family protein, translating to MADDTNERFPERPEPNHDERQQLISELKDSPAYRIAFEDADFLKEEVLRPIRLQLELLKPEMLLRRLKIRSTIVVFGSARILPRDKAVAHRDAAARAAEKKPDDRDLTRALARAERHVLLSKYYEEARKFSRIVSTLFKQADRRDFVVVTGGGPGIMEAANRGAHDVQAVSAGFNITLPMEQEPNPYMSPELCFQFHYFAMRKMHFLMRAVALVAFPGGFGTLDELFEALTLVQTQKVGSMPIVLVGREYWSQLIDFELMVAEGVISPEDMMLFTIVETAEEAVQHIYDYYGRNVPAI from the coding sequence ATGGCAGATGATACAAACGAACGTTTCCCCGAGCGCCCCGAACCGAATCACGACGAACGCCAGCAGCTCATCTCCGAGTTGAAGGACAGTCCAGCCTATCGCATTGCGTTCGAGGATGCCGACTTCCTCAAGGAGGAGGTGCTGCGTCCGATCCGGCTGCAACTGGAGTTGCTCAAACCGGAGATGCTGCTGCGCCGCTTGAAGATCCGTTCCACCATCGTGGTGTTTGGAAGTGCGCGCATTCTTCCGCGCGACAAGGCCGTTGCGCACCGTGACGCCGCGGCGCGCGCCGCGGAGAAGAAGCCGGATGACCGGGATCTCACCCGCGCGCTGGCGCGCGCGGAGCGGCACGTGCTGCTCTCCAAGTACTACGAAGAGGCGCGAAAGTTCTCGCGCATCGTGTCCACGCTGTTCAAGCAGGCCGACCGGCGCGACTTTGTTGTTGTCACCGGTGGCGGTCCCGGCATCATGGAGGCCGCCAACCGGGGTGCGCACGACGTGCAGGCGGTAAGCGCCGGGTTCAACATCACTCTTCCGATGGAGCAGGAACCCAACCCCTACATGAGCCCGGAGTTGTGTTTCCAGTTCCACTACTTCGCCATGCGCAAGATGCACTTTTTGATGCGCGCCGTGGCGCTGGTGGCGTTCCCGGGGGGATTCGGCACCCTCGATGAACTCTTCGAAGCACTCACCCTGGTGCAGACGCAGAAGGTCGGCTCCATGCCCATCGTGCTGGTGGGCCGCGAGTACTGGAGCCAGCTGATCGACTTCGAGTTGATGGTGGCGGAGGGCGTAATTTCGCCGGAGGATATGATGCTGTTCACCATCGTCGAAACCGCGGAAGAGGCGGTGCAGCACATTTACGACTACTACGGCCGCAACGTGCCGGCGATATAG
- a CDS encoding phage holin family protein, translating into MRGFLIRGLLAALGLWVASALLPGVHSGGLLPILGAGLLLGLVNAIIRPIIVILTLPITIVTLGLFLLVVNALMVWLVGKMMGGFGVDGFGSALLTAIIVSFVSWCANAFIGPRGNFERFSGGRKVQ; encoded by the coding sequence ATGAGAGGATTTCTGATTCGGGGACTGCTTGCGGCGCTTGGGCTGTGGGTGGCATCCGCACTGCTGCCCGGCGTCCATTCCGGTGGCTTGCTCCCCATTCTGGGCGCGGGGCTGCTGCTGGGGCTGGTGAACGCCATCATCAGGCCCATCATCGTCATTCTCACCCTGCCCATTACCATTGTGACGCTGGGGTTGTTCCTGCTGGTGGTCAACGCGCTGATGGTGTGGCTGGTGGGAAAGATGATGGGCGGCTTCGGCGTGGATGGTTTCGGCTCGGCGCTGCTCACCGCGATCATCGTGTCGTTCGTGAGCTGGTGCGCCAACGCCTTCATCGGACCGCGGGGCAACTTCGAGCGGTTCAGCGGCGGGCGAAAGGTGCAGTAG
- a CDS encoding class I SAM-dependent methyltransferase, with protein sequence MDKPHEHDPRLRFSNRVQDYLRHRPGYPPELIAWLTDKIDLRPSWIVADVGSGTGMLAREFCRNGNLVYGVEPNAAMRTAAEELFEREPHFVSVDGSAEATTLPDGSVDLVTAAQAFHWFEPEATRREWQRILCPGGRALVVFNSRRVETSPFMRAYDAFLVANAVDYQGVDHRRVLGDNLRAFLDDMHDWRFEFTRAMTFEDVRGLSMSSSYVPAPEHPGHAAFMQGLEQLVDEHAKDGTVEMLYQTEAYVGRL encoded by the coding sequence GTGGACAAGCCGCACGAGCACGATCCCCGGCTGCGGTTCTCCAACCGCGTCCAGGACTACCTCCGGCACCGCCCCGGCTACCCGCCGGAATTGATCGCCTGGCTCACGGACAAAATCGATCTGCGCCCGTCGTGGATCGTGGCCGACGTGGGCAGCGGCACCGGGATGCTGGCCCGCGAATTCTGCCGCAACGGCAACCTGGTGTACGGGGTGGAACCCAACGCGGCCATGCGCACCGCGGCCGAGGAGCTATTCGAGCGCGAACCGCACTTCGTTTCCGTCGACGGTTCCGCCGAGGCCACCACGCTGCCCGACGGCTCGGTGGACCTGGTGACGGCCGCGCAGGCGTTCCACTGGTTCGAGCCGGAGGCAACCCGCCGCGAGTGGCAGCGCATCCTCTGCCCGGGCGGCCGCGCGCTGGTCGTCTTCAACTCGCGCCGCGTGGAGACCAGCCCCTTCATGCGCGCCTACGACGCCTTCCTCGTGGCCAACGCCGTCGACTACCAGGGCGTCGACCACCGCCGCGTGCTGGGTGACAACCTGCGCGCGTTTCTCGACGACATGCACGACTGGCGCTTCGAGTTCACGCGCGCGATGACTTTCGAAGACGTACGCGGCCTGTCGATGTCGTCGTCATATGTGCCCGCGCCGGAGCATCCCGGGCACGCGGCGTTCATGCAGGGTCTGGAGCAGCTCGTGGACGAGCATGCAAAGGACGGAACGGTGGAGATGCTCTACCAGACGGAAGCGTACGTGGGCCGGCTCTAG